The Bacteroidota bacterium genome includes a region encoding these proteins:
- a CDS encoding CBS domain-containing protein, producing MKIDLILNVSLPSVALHSDPDRALTLMKENHVRSLPVIAQDRYEGMVSDERILEHLKGKGGKSRPDSLASLIDRGSVHLTLDAHVGEAIRMFSETSHDVLPVLGSNQALVGCVLEKELMDFAGELLSVYEKGSTLEVRFNGHDFSLTEVVRLIEENQARIMSLNSLPGAPGADRHHIEIKVNVLDGSRVRAALSRAGYSVRLLGEEEDLEDRDFRDRIEELMKFIEP from the coding sequence ATGAAAATCGATTTAATTCTCAACGTCAGTCTGCCCAGTGTGGCGCTTCACAGCGACCCCGATCGGGCATTGACTCTGATGAAGGAGAATCATGTCAGAAGTCTGCCGGTTATTGCTCAGGACCGGTATGAGGGGATGGTGTCGGATGAACGCATTCTCGAGCATCTGAAAGGAAAGGGCGGAAAGTCACGTCCCGATTCTCTGGCCTCCCTCATTGACCGGGGCTCGGTGCATCTGACGTTGGATGCCCACGTGGGCGAGGCCATCCGGATGTTTTCTGAAACCAGTCATGATGTGCTGCCGGTTCTGGGATCGAATCAGGCACTGGTGGGATGTGTGCTCGAAAAAGAACTGATGGACTTTGCAGGAGAGCTGCTGTCGGTCTACGAAAAGGGCAGCACGCTGGAAGTCCGGTTTAACGGTCACGATTTCTCTCTGACCGAGGTTGTCAGGCTGATTGAGGAAAACCAGGCCAGGATCATGTCGCTGAACAGCCTTCCCGGCGCACCGGGCGCAGACCGGCATCATATCGAAATCAAAGTCAACGTTCTCGATGGTTCCCGTGTCCGTGCTGCACTCAGCCGTGCCGGTTATTCGGTCCGTCTGCTTGGTGAAGAAGAAGATCTGGAGGATCGGGATTTCCGGGACCGGATTGAAGAACTCATGAAATTTATAGAACCCTGA
- the fumC gene encoding class II fumarate hydratase, whose amino-acid sequence MSFRTESDSMGDIQVENSRYWGAQTQRSLQNFKIGTTTFHPEFIYSLVMVKKACAIVNFKIGKLEKPVYDAVIQACDEIIAGKFNEHFPLKIYQTGSGTQTNMNANEVIANRANEILGAPLGAKKPVHANDTVNKSQSSNDVFPTAMHVAVARFTESHLIPRLESLIRVFEKKQAEFDSIIKIGRTHLQDATPVTLGQEFSGYVAQMKVALAQINQAKDSLLDLAIGGTAVGTGLNAPKNFDKMVSDELTTLTGLKFRPNPNKFQGLAGHEQLAYFHGALKALATGLMKIANDIRWLASGPRAGIGELLIPENEPGSSIMPGKVNPTQSEAMTMVCVQVFGNDAAVGFASSQGNFELNVFKPVILHNVMESLQLLGDACDSFEHNCAYGIEPNVDKLRENMEKSLMLVTALNPHIGYDNAAKIAKKAHHEGTTLKEAALSLGLLTDAQYNEWVDPKKMI is encoded by the coding sequence ATGTCTTTTCGCACCGAATCCGACTCCATGGGCGATATCCAGGTAGAAAACAGCCGGTATTGGGGAGCCCAGACCCAACGGTCTTTACAGAACTTCAAGATTGGCACCACGACCTTTCACCCCGAATTCATCTATTCGCTGGTGATGGTAAAAAAGGCCTGTGCCATCGTCAATTTTAAAATCGGCAAGCTGGAAAAACCCGTGTATGACGCCGTGATCCAGGCCTGCGACGAAATCATTGCCGGTAAGTTTAACGAGCACTTCCCGCTGAAAATTTACCAGACTGGTTCGGGTACTCAGACCAACATGAACGCCAATGAAGTGATTGCCAACCGGGCCAACGAAATCCTCGGCGCACCGCTGGGAGCCAAAAAACCGGTACACGCCAACGACACGGTAAATAAGTCACAATCCTCGAACGATGTGTTCCCCACTGCCATGCATGTGGCCGTGGCCCGGTTTACCGAAAGTCACCTGATTCCCCGTCTGGAAAGCCTCATCCGGGTGTTCGAAAAGAAACAGGCCGAGTTCGACTCTATTATCAAGATTGGTCGTACTCACCTGCAGGATGCCACTCCGGTAACCCTGGGTCAGGAATTTTCGGGCTATGTGGCTCAGATGAAAGTAGCGTTGGCACAAATCAACCAGGCTAAAGATTCTCTGCTCGATCTCGCCATTGGCGGAACCGCGGTGGGAACCGGTCTGAATGCACCGAAAAATTTCGATAAAATGGTCAGCGACGAACTGACAACGCTGACCGGACTGAAATTCCGCCCCAATCCGAACAAGTTCCAGGGCCTGGCCGGACATGAGCAACTGGCTTACTTTCATGGCGCACTCAAAGCCCTCGCCACCGGTCTGATGAAGATTGCCAATGACATCCGCTGGCTGGCATCGGGTCCGCGTGCAGGCATCGGCGAACTGCTGATTCCTGAAAATGAGCCGGGATCTTCCATCATGCCGGGTAAGGTGAACCCAACCCAATCGGAAGCCATGACCATGGTATGTGTGCAGGTGTTTGGCAATGACGCTGCGGTCGGATTTGCTTCCAGTCAGGGTAATTTCGAGCTGAATGTGTTCAAGCCGGTGATTCTGCACAACGTGATGGAATCGCTGCAGCTGCTCGGCGATGCCTGTGATTCCTTCGAGCACAATTGTGCGTACGGAATCGAACCTAATGTGGATAAACTGCGGGAAAATATGGAAAAATCCCTCATGCTGGTCACGGCTCTGAATCCGCACATCGGATACGACAATGCTGCCAAGATTGCCAAAAAGGCCCATCATGAAGGAACCACCCTGAAAGAGGCCGCTCTCTCTCTCGGACTGCTCACCGATGCTCAGTACAATGAATGGGTCGATCCGAAAAAGATGATCTGA
- a CDS encoding T9SS type A sorting domain-containing protein produces the protein MSKVFFLTLIFGMTAGVSWMVTASSSGVTGRTQKNGDGCDCHGSNVNPSVQVLISGPDQLKVGETGNYSVAISGGPLVRAGVNVAASAGTLAAGSGLKKVGSELTHSTPKAPASGIVTFDFLYTAPSTASQITLFATGNSVNFTGGTGGDSWNHSPGKTVDVVTNTSVDDRQPSDFTLGSNYPNPFNPSTTIPFTLQTPGVVKLWIRDVQGRAIGEPDTRYFTSGSHTWQVDLRDLPSGTYLYTLAVNGRTDTRRMTLVK, from the coding sequence ATGAGTAAAGTGTTTTTTCTGACCTTGATTTTTGGCATGACGGCTGGTGTTTCCTGGATGGTTACCGCGTCTTCCTCTGGTGTTACCGGCCGTACACAAAAAAACGGAGACGGCTGTGATTGCCATGGCAGCAATGTTAATCCGTCGGTTCAGGTCCTCATTTCCGGACCGGATCAGCTGAAGGTGGGAGAAACCGGAAATTATTCCGTGGCCATCAGTGGCGGACCGTTGGTGCGGGCAGGGGTCAATGTGGCAGCCTCAGCCGGGACCCTTGCAGCAGGCTCCGGATTGAAGAAGGTGGGTTCGGAACTGACTCACAGCACACCGAAGGCACCGGCTTCAGGAATCGTCACTTTCGACTTTCTGTATACAGCCCCGTCAACGGCCTCACAAATCACCCTGTTTGCGACCGGTAACAGTGTGAATTTTACCGGAGGAACCGGTGGTGATTCCTGGAACCACAGCCCGGGAAAAACGGTCGACGTGGTGACCAATACTTCGGTGGATGACCGTCAGCCCTCAGACTTTACACTTGGGTCCAATTACCCGAATCCGTTCAATCCATCCACCACCATCCCATTTACTTTACAGACACCCGGAGTGGTGAAATTGTGGATCCGGGATGTGCAGGGTCGTGCCATTGGTGAGCCCGATACCCGTTATTTCACTTCAGGATCCCATACCTGGCAGGTGGATCTGCGTGATCTTCCCAGCGGAACCTATCTCTATACCCTTGCCGTGAATGGCCGCACCGACACCCGCCGAATGACGTTGGTGAAGTAG
- a CDS encoding DUF3858 domain-containing protein: protein MILNPTNEALSTFIFREGTDKLLMVSLKITHPDGTIERVGMSLLKKEKDANGSMVYKYAYPNVQKGTVVQEHFSYLKNDMQSAIFRDLVESEFVFTSEFPILDYTFCFSYPSWWKVAYKRQNIPASSVSTQVDEKKDQINTTFRLNSIPAWVNEPYSPYRREMVPSLKIKVIECGLYIDAGNFASPKDWESVSDFYKEYAVNENFLFNLFLSNSVKGMTAKANSPHEKARAILTHIRNTITVESGNQWKDFSDVLNSKKGNPMNITGLTQSLLREAGIRSDFIMIYDRSNGSYDDSYINFFEFEVPALRVFVESDTLYSIPYMKQFPYLFLPDNLSDQPALIVRKKENSFSSKAPTRAAAIATKETKGKTEELMIRIPENEIIQNEILQKSNLTINEEGSVKVSESFRFSGSPAVEFRGEIEDLKKYEVNQKILEKFSIRTENTSNIVPKITNLTEADSSLIVEFEYSVENLTTITPEEVLVQLDELISPISIKRFSLDNEKRVLPISITYPFSYRREINISVPEGWTLQNKIENASVSNEFGELNLNGLATEKAQSLQYNLIIRKSNQPSEKYPDLKKLLSPDERFHPGTFIYSNSL from the coding sequence ATGATTCTGAATCCGACTAACGAAGCACTTTCCACCTTCATATTTCGTGAAGGAACAGATAAATTATTGATGGTCAGTCTGAAAATTACCCATCCGGATGGGACCATTGAAAGAGTTGGAATGTCTCTTCTGAAAAAGGAAAAGGATGCAAATGGAAGCATGGTATATAAATACGCGTATCCAAATGTTCAAAAAGGTACGGTAGTTCAGGAGCATTTTTCCTATTTAAAAAATGATATGCAGTCGGCGATTTTCAGGGATCTGGTAGAGTCAGAATTTGTGTTTACCTCTGAGTTTCCGATTCTGGATTACACTTTTTGTTTTTCATATCCATCCTGGTGGAAGGTGGCCTATAAACGACAGAATATTCCTGCCTCCTCTGTGTCTACACAGGTAGATGAGAAGAAAGATCAGATCAATACCACCTTTCGATTGAATTCCATACCAGCCTGGGTCAATGAGCCCTATTCTCCATATCGACGGGAGATGGTGCCTTCTCTGAAAATCAAGGTTATTGAGTGTGGTTTATATATTGACGCTGGTAATTTTGCCTCTCCCAAGGACTGGGAATCGGTCTCTGATTTTTATAAGGAATATGCTGTAAATGAAAACTTCCTGTTTAATCTTTTTCTTTCAAATAGTGTGAAGGGAATGACAGCGAAGGCTAATAGTCCGCATGAAAAGGCAAGGGCCATACTGACGCATATAAGAAATACGATTACGGTTGAATCGGGAAACCAGTGGAAAGATTTCAGCGATGTATTGAATTCAAAAAAGGGTAATCCAATGAACATTACCGGACTTACTCAGTCGCTGCTTCGTGAGGCGGGAATACGGTCAGACTTTATTATGATTTATGATCGGTCCAATGGTTCCTATGATGATTCCTATATAAATTTTTTTGAATTTGAAGTACCCGCATTAAGAGTTTTTGTTGAATCGGATACCCTTTATTCAATACCCTATATGAAACAATTTCCTTATCTGTTTCTTCCTGATAATCTGAGTGATCAACCAGCATTGATTGTTCGTAAGAAGGAAAATTCCTTTTCTTCAAAGGCACCTACAAGGGCTGCAGCAATTGCTACAAAAGAAACGAAGGGAAAAACGGAGGAGCTGATGATCAGAATTCCGGAAAATGAAATTATTCAAAATGAAATACTTCAGAAATCCAATCTTACTATTAACGAGGAAGGTTCTGTTAAAGTCAGTGAGTCTTTTCGTTTCTCCGGATCACCGGCTGTTGAATTTCGCGGCGAAATAGAAGATCTGAAAAAATATGAGGTAAATCAGAAAATCCTCGAAAAATTCTCCATTAGAACCGAAAACACTTCAAATATTGTACCGAAGATTACCAATCTTACAGAAGCAGACTCCTCCTTAATAGTTGAGTTTGAGTACTCCGTTGAGAATCTGACAACCATCACACCCGAGGAAGTGTTGGTTCAGCTGGACGAATTAATTTCACCCATTTCAATTAAACGTTTTTCATTGGACAATGAAAAACGTGTTTTGCCGATCAGCATTACCTATCCCTTCTCTTATCGCAGGGAAATAAACATCAGTGTTCCGGAAGGCTGGACGCTGCAGAATAAAATTGAAAACGCCAGTGTCTCGAATGAATTTGGAGAACTGAATCTGAATGGATTGGCAACAGAAAAGGCACAAAGTTTACAGTACAACCTTATAATCCGTAAAAGCAATCAACCCAGCGAGAAGTATCCCGATCTGAAAAAGTTGCTTAGTCCGGATGAACGGTTTCATCCTGGCACGTTTATCTATTCAAATTCGCTTTGA
- a CDS encoding FAD-dependent oxidoreductase yields the protein MIRELELAVSPDDIDNRDRIHRQVAGALQVPTSRITSWHIRKRSLDARSRQPVFRLKVSVALDEVVDWNPDFMPVYREVHSAPRVIVIGFGPAGMFAALNLLEQGIRPIVLERGSDVRSRRKDLRAIQQFNTVNPDSNYCFGEGGAGAYSDGKLYTRSDKRGNIRKVLEVLVAHGATPDILVDAHPHIGSNKLPGVVAAIRESILSHGGEIHFNTRVTGLIRKGDRLAGVHTADGGEFTGEAVILATGHSARDIFTLLAELGIAIEAKPYALGVRIEHSQSLIDRVQYKCQTSRHPALPAASYSLVHQVDGRGVYSFCMCPGGIIIPAATSPGEIVVNGMSMSRRDSKFANSGMVVPVDESDWAAAGFTGVFAGLDFQRMVEQACFRAAGGTQQAPGQRVTDFFSGKVSASLPATSYIPGLTSADLNALLPAAISARLKAALKYFDAQMPGYGSGDALLVATESRTSSPIRVPRDPDLLSHPELVNLFPCGEGAGYAGGIVSAALDGERVAVAAGMLVGKGK from the coding sequence ATGATCCGCGAACTGGAACTGGCGGTTTCACCCGATGATATCGACAACCGGGACCGGATCCACCGGCAGGTGGCCGGCGCTCTCCAGGTTCCAACCAGCCGGATCACCTCCTGGCACATCCGCAAACGCTCGCTCGATGCCAGAAGCCGTCAACCCGTTTTCCGTCTGAAAGTCTCGGTGGCCCTCGATGAAGTGGTCGACTGGAATCCCGATTTCATGCCCGTGTACCGCGAGGTTCATTCAGCGCCCCGGGTTATTGTGATCGGATTCGGTCCGGCCGGGATGTTTGCGGCTTTGAACCTGCTTGAGCAGGGCATCCGGCCCATCGTGCTTGAACGGGGTTCCGACGTCCGCAGCCGCCGGAAGGATCTGCGGGCCATCCAACAGTTTAATACCGTGAATCCGGATAGCAATTACTGTTTTGGCGAAGGCGGCGCCGGCGCGTATTCCGACGGGAAATTATACACGCGGTCGGACAAACGAGGCAACATCCGTAAGGTGCTGGAAGTGCTGGTCGCCCATGGCGCCACCCCCGATATTCTGGTGGATGCCCATCCGCACATCGGATCGAACAAACTGCCCGGTGTGGTGGCAGCCATCCGGGAATCGATTTTATCGCATGGGGGCGAGATTCATTTTAACACCCGGGTAACCGGACTCATCCGGAAGGGAGACCGGCTGGCTGGTGTGCACACAGCGGATGGCGGTGAATTCACCGGTGAGGCGGTCATTCTTGCCACCGGTCACTCCGCCCGGGACATTTTCACACTGCTGGCGGAATTGGGCATCGCCATTGAAGCCAAGCCGTATGCACTCGGCGTCCGGATCGAGCATTCCCAATCGCTGATCGACCGGGTTCAATATAAATGCCAAACCTCGCGTCACCCGGCGTTACCGGCTGCCAGTTACAGTCTGGTTCATCAGGTGGATGGACGTGGTGTGTATTCCTTCTGCATGTGTCCGGGGGGAATTATCATTCCGGCGGCCACCAGTCCGGGCGAGATTGTGGTGAATGGCATGTCCATGTCGCGCCGCGATTCGAAGTTTGCCAATTCGGGCATGGTGGTTCCTGTCGATGAATCCGATTGGGCCGCAGCCGGATTTACCGGTGTTTTTGCCGGACTGGACTTTCAGCGGATGGTGGAACAGGCGTGTTTCCGGGCAGCCGGTGGCACCCAGCAGGCCCCGGGTCAGCGGGTGACCGACTTCTTTTCTGGTAAAGTATCCGCCAGCCTCCCGGCTACTTCCTACATTCCCGGCCTGACATCCGCCGATCTGAATGCGCTCCTGCCGGCGGCGATTTCGGCCCGGCTGAAGGCAGCATTGAAATATTTCGACGCTCAGATGCCCGGTTATGGGTCGGGTGATGCGTTACTGGTGGCCACAGAAAGCCGGACCAGTTCTCCCATCCGGGTTCCGCGCGATCCTGACTTGTTATCGCATCCCGAGCTGGTGAATCTCTTTCCCTGCGGCGAAGGGGCCGGGTATGCCGGCGGTATCGTATCCGCCGCCCTCGACGGGGAGCGGGTGGCTGTTGCTGCAGGAATGCTGGTTGGGAAGGGGAAGTAA
- a CDS encoding phytoene/squalene synthase family protein: MSTTYTADYRYCRSMLPKVSRTFALVISILSGEKFKAILLAYLLCRIADTIEDHPELPADRKQELLALFLKSLREPVSVDPIRDAFEPYHTDGPDEELTWSVHRVLAVYQTLSDGIRVAMVPSIEEMIRGMGKFQTFQVKRDSITALRDVAELEEYCYYVAGTVGVLLTNLFVQFMPALDASRRQTMEQRAISFGIGLQLTNIIKDYNTDLQRGWCYLPLTVLSSHGLTPELLRDQPNHPAIHGVIEELRNLARKHLLNALDYTLAVPRMERQIRLFCLWPLHMANQTLAAIDRNCGLFTGGTVKITRQDVKRTIVRTSLDWFSNRRQLAYFHQHAYHSLIP; this comes from the coding sequence ATGTCCACAACGTACACAGCCGATTACCGATATTGCCGATCGATGCTTCCCAAGGTGTCGCGCACGTTCGCGTTGGTGATTTCCATTCTGTCGGGTGAGAAATTCAAAGCCATCCTGCTGGCGTACCTGCTCTGCCGCATCGCCGATACCATCGAGGATCATCCCGAGCTGCCCGCCGACCGGAAACAGGAATTGCTTGCCCTGTTCCTGAAATCGCTCCGGGAACCGGTTTCCGTCGATCCCATCCGCGATGCCTTTGAACCGTATCACACCGATGGTCCCGATGAGGAACTTACCTGGTCGGTTCACCGCGTCCTGGCCGTTTATCAAACGCTTTCCGACGGAATCCGAGTGGCCATGGTGCCCTCCATCGAGGAAATGATCCGGGGCATGGGAAAATTTCAGACCTTTCAGGTTAAACGGGATTCCATTACCGCCCTGCGCGATGTGGCCGAACTGGAAGAATACTGCTATTACGTGGCCGGTACGGTGGGCGTTCTGCTGACCAATCTGTTTGTGCAATTCATGCCGGCGCTCGATGCCAGCCGTCGCCAGACCATGGAACAGCGGGCCATTTCCTTCGGCATTGGTCTTCAGCTCACCAACATCATCAAGGATTACAACACCGATCTGCAGCGCGGATGGTGTTACCTGCCGCTCACCGTTCTGTCTTCGCACGGACTGACCCCCGAGCTGTTGCGTGATCAGCCCAACCATCCCGCCATTCATGGGGTGATTGAGGAGTTGCGTAACCTGGCCAGAAAGCACCTGCTGAATGCCCTCGATTACACGCTGGCAGTGCCACGGATGGAGCGGCAGATCCGTCTGTTCTGCCTCTGGCCGCTGCACATGGCCAATCAGACCCTGGCGGCCATCGATCGCAATTGCGGCCTGTTCACCGGCGGCACGGTGAAAATCACCCGGCAGGATGTGAAGCGGACGATCGTACGCACCAGTCTGGATTGGTTCAGCAACCGGCGGCAACTGGCCTATTTCCATCAGCACGCCTATCATTCGTTGATTCCATGA
- the hemF gene encoding oxygen-dependent coproporphyrinogen oxidase, with amino-acid sequence MTPSPFFEIMSAWCRQLQQSICSALEQADGRGRFGSDSWSHTSGGGGLTRVLERGAVIEKGGVNTSAVTGELPPSIARRLNLESVPFAACGISLVIHPESPFVPTIHANYRYFELPGDRWWFGGGCDLTPWYAEEEDIRHFHRTLRAVCDRYDPDWYPRYKQQCDAYFTIRHRKETRGAGGLFFDDLTGDRDRLFAWIGELGASFTESYLPILHRRKNHPVTDANRHFHELMRGRYVEFNLVYDKGTLFGLETNGRVESILMSLPPRVRWEYHYQPEPGSPEANRAHLLIPRDWV; translated from the coding sequence ATGACTCCCAGCCCGTTTTTCGAGATCATGTCGGCGTGGTGCCGGCAGTTACAGCAATCCATTTGCAGCGCATTGGAACAGGCCGATGGCCGGGGCCGGTTTGGCTCCGATTCGTGGTCACATACCTCTGGCGGGGGCGGATTGACCCGCGTGCTCGAGCGGGGGGCCGTGATTGAAAAAGGGGGCGTGAACACCAGTGCGGTGACGGGCGAACTGCCACCCTCCATTGCCCGCCGTCTCAACCTGGAATCGGTTCCCTTTGCCGCCTGTGGCATTTCACTGGTGATCCACCCGGAAAGTCCGTTCGTTCCCACCATACACGCCAATTACCGGTACTTCGAACTCCCCGGTGATCGATGGTGGTTCGGCGGCGGATGCGATCTGACGCCCTGGTATGCCGAGGAGGAGGATATCCGGCATTTTCACCGCACCCTTCGTGCCGTTTGTGACCGGTATGATCCGGACTGGTATCCCCGCTACAAGCAGCAGTGCGATGCGTACTTCACCATCCGACACCGGAAGGAGACCCGCGGTGCCGGCGGACTGTTCTTCGATGATCTCACCGGGGACCGGGACCGGCTCTTCGCCTGGATCGGTGAATTGGGTGCCTCATTTACGGAAAGCTACCTGCCCATCCTTCACCGCCGGAAGAACCACCCGGTGACGGATGCCAACCGGCATTTTCACGAACTCATGCGCGGACGCTACGTGGAATTCAATCTGGTGTACGACAAGGGCACGCTGTTCGGGTTGGAAACCAATGGCCGGGTAGAAAGCATTTTAATGAGTCTGCCGCCCCGTGTGCGGTGGGAGTATCACTATCAGCCGGAACCGGGCTCTCCCGAGGCCAATCGCGCACACCTGCTCATCCCCCGCGATTGGGTGTAA
- a CDS encoding HNH endonuclease: MKSSQRLWTRDELIQAISLYVKIPFGKLHHRNPEIISLAKKIDRTPGSVSYKLVNLASLDPTLKLRGIKGASNASKLDKEVWDEFYGRWEILAQFDFELNREIKASPSSQDILTIPLEGKEKESLVRVRVNQQFFRKMVLAAYDGSCCITGINHPSLLVAGHISPWGDDEKNRMNPRNGIAINALHDRAFEFGLLTILPDYSIRVSGEIKELYDGETIDSFFKPFDGKKIREPQRFPPDPEFLYYHSTQKFIQ; encoded by the coding sequence ATGAAATCTTCTCAACGTCTTTGGACAAGAGATGAATTAATCCAAGCCATTTCACTGTATGTAAAAATTCCATTTGGAAAATTACATCACCGAAATCCTGAAATAATTTCGTTAGCAAAGAAAATTGATCGGACACCGGGATCAGTATCCTACAAACTCGTGAATTTGGCTAGTCTTGACCCCACCTTAAAATTACGTGGAATAAAAGGGGCTTCTAACGCAAGCAAACTTGATAAAGAAGTGTGGGACGAATTTTATGGTAGATGGGAAATTCTTGCTCAATTCGATTTTGAATTAAATAGGGAAATCAAAGCATCACCATCAAGTCAGGATATCCTCACAATACCACTTGAAGGAAAGGAAAAGGAATCCCTTGTTAGGGTACGAGTAAATCAACAATTTTTTAGAAAAATGGTTTTAGCAGCCTACGATGGTTCGTGTTGTATTACAGGTATCAATCACCCATCCTTATTGGTTGCTGGGCATATTAGCCCCTGGGGAGATGATGAAAAAAACAGGATGAATCCAAGAAACGGAATTGCAATTAATGCACTTCATGATCGGGCCTTTGAGTTTGGACTGCTAACAATTTTACCGGATTACTCTATTCGAGTTTCTGGAGAAATAAAAGAATTGTATGATGGAGAGACCATCGATTCCTTTTTTAAACCATTTGATGGCAAAAAAATCAGAGAACCTCAGCGGTTTCCACCCGACCCAGAATTTTTATACTACCACTCCACCCAAAAATTTATACAATGA
- a CDS encoding glycosyltransferase — translation MRILFISKFNWQDASPMATISTLSSWSLAQTGIPVTLLIQDDQPGDTQKILKDRFGLDSIPGYQIRLFQRKKTLFGKNDAFYRYVNEVIAGELKLTRDLVIITRNTNLLPRLVPYALDRRITLLFETHGYHGTKTLPGLPPRPRGGVLSADSQYGMTERLFLNHFHGLICITSPQQALYQSDGYHLPSVVLPLGSPGVDGIVLQRPAERAYQQKRLVYAGRYTPHLSVSVLFEALSHVRDLGIRFTWLGLKPDDFPVVEKWVKTWHLEAVVDLKPWMSHADMRTYLMTEASVGLAAYSNTFRSAAVTSPSKVFDYFSCGLPVIAPDLPTLADVLESGVSGQLYTPDSVTSLESAIRTVFQSERDYERLRDGSLRSAGQYAWLARSQRLIDFARSVRTQKKQ, via the coding sequence ATGCGCATTCTTTTTATCAGCAAATTCAATTGGCAGGATGCCAGTCCCATGGCAACCATTTCCACCCTGTCCTCCTGGTCACTCGCTCAAACCGGCATTCCGGTGACGCTTCTGATTCAGGATGATCAGCCCGGTGATACGCAAAAAATACTGAAGGATCGTTTCGGCCTGGACTCCATCCCGGGTTATCAGATCCGGCTGTTCCAGAGGAAGAAGACGTTGTTCGGGAAAAATGATGCGTTTTACCGGTATGTCAACGAGGTGATTGCCGGTGAACTGAAGCTGACCCGTGATCTGGTGATTATCACCCGCAACACCAATCTGCTTCCGCGTCTGGTTCCGTATGCCCTGGACAGGCGCATCACGCTTCTGTTCGAAACACACGGCTATCACGGGACCAAAACCCTTCCCGGGCTTCCTCCCCGTCCCAGAGGGGGCGTTCTGTCTGCAGACAGTCAGTACGGGATGACTGAACGGCTGTTTCTGAATCATTTTCACGGACTGATCTGCATCACGTCGCCGCAGCAGGCGTTGTACCAGTCCGATGGGTATCATCTGCCGTCGGTTGTGCTGCCGCTGGGTTCGCCCGGGGTGGATGGTATCGTGCTTCAGCGGCCGGCCGAACGGGCCTATCAGCAAAAACGGTTGGTCTATGCCGGCCGGTACACACCGCATCTGTCGGTCTCGGTCCTGTTCGAAGCCCTCAGCCATGTACGCGATCTGGGAATCCGGTTTACCTGGCTGGGACTGAAGCCAGACGACTTTCCGGTGGTGGAAAAGTGGGTGAAGACCTGGCATCTCGAAGCGGTGGTGGATCTGAAACCCTGGATGTCGCATGCAGACATGCGGACCTACCTGATGACGGAAGCGTCTGTGGGACTGGCGGCCTATTCAAACACCTTCCGGTCGGCAGCAGTGACATCGCCCAGCAAAGTGTTCGATTACTTTTCCTGCGGCCTTCCGGTCATTGCTCCCGATCTTCCCACGCTGGCGGATGTTCTTGAGTCGGGAGTGAGCGGGCAGTTGTACACTCCTGATTCCGTCACCAGTCTGGAATCCGCCATCCGCACCGTCTTTCAGTCAGAAAGAGACTATGAGAGATTGCGGGACGGATCGCTGCGGTCGGCCGGTCAGTATGCCTGGTTGGCCCGGAGTCAAAGACTCATTGACTTTGCCCGGTCGGTAAGGACGCAGAAGAAGCAGTGA
- a CDS encoding UPF0175 family protein, with protein MRTVVLRLPDSVELTDFDITMILATRLYEEGRLSAGQAAELAGITKRSFIELLGTYKVSAFSTSAEDLRSDINND; from the coding sequence ATGAGAACCGTTGTCTTAAGGCTTCCTGATTCTGTTGAACTAACGGATTTCGACATCACCATGATCCTTGCAACGAGACTGTATGAAGAAGGAAGATTGTCAGCTGGTCAGGCTGCTGAGTTGGCAGGAATCACAAAACGCTCGTTTATTGAATTACTCGGCACGTACAAGGTATCGGCTTTTAGTACCTCAGCTGAAGACTTGCGGTCAGACATAAATAATGACTGA